AAGATCGAGCGCGACCTACCTCAGGCGAAGCTCTCCATCGACGTGCTCGAGATGCTGCAGACCCGGACCAGCGGGAACCTCGTAGGGGAGGAGGCGCGATTCCTCCAGCACGTGTTGACCGAGCTGCGCCTCAACTACGTGGCGGAGATGGAAGAGGACAAGAAGGGGAAGGGCGGCCCCTCGCCGCCTGCGGCCGGTACTCCACCGCCGCCCCCAGCAACGCCCGAATCGTAGGGCCAATAGCG
The window above is part of the Candidatus Eisenbacteria bacterium genome. Proteins encoded here:
- a CDS encoding DUF1844 domain-containing protein, translated to MQQMGKVPNPYTQKIERDLPQAKLSIDVLEMLQTRTSGNLVGEEARFLQHVLTELRLNYVAEMEEDKKGKGGPSPPAAGTPPPPPATPES